From Pandoraea vervacti, the proteins below share one genomic window:
- a CDS encoding H-NS family nucleoid-associated regulatory protein, whose translation MASYKELVAQRDKIEKQIEEARAREVAEVIAAVKQKIQEYDLTAKDLGLATSDGRRRAVRAQIAPKYMNPATGETWSGRGRAPKWVGKNKEKFLIK comes from the coding sequence ATGGCAAGCTATAAGGAACTGGTCGCGCAACGCGACAAAATCGAAAAGCAGATCGAAGAGGCCCGTGCCCGTGAAGTGGCCGAGGTCATTGCCGCCGTCAAGCAGAAGATCCAGGAATATGATCTCACTGCGAAGGATCTGGGTCTTGCCACGTCGGACGGCCGCCGCCGCGCCGTTCGTGCGCAAATCGCTCCGAAATACATGAACCCGGCTACCGGCGAAACGTGGTCGGGCCGTGGCCGCGCGCCGAAGTGGGTCGGGAAGAACAAAGAGAAATTCCTGATCAAGTAA
- a CDS encoding IS3 family transposase (programmed frameshift), which yields MARYGQEFKDRAVARLLPPESAPLEVVARETGVSTSTLERWRSEELAGPARERNWTAAARLEAVIATAAMDEAARGGWCREHGVYPQELQQWRDSATQALAGPAQKRASPQQTKDDRRRIKELERELRRKEKALAEAAALLVLSKKGRGDLQQKQKRGRMIGLEDRQTLAHDIEAAQQAGARLEQACEIAGIDERSLQRWKASQGLVSGDGRSNAVRLTPAHALTPAEREQILQVANEPRFADMPPARIVPMLADEGVYLASESSFQRVLREHGQNQHRGRAKSPRKSRPPTTHIATAPRQLWCWDMTYLPAEIVGRWFYLYLILDVYSRKIVGFEVHDTDDSDHAAHLVKRTALAESIHAMTAKPVLHGDNGSTLKATTVLAMLNWLGVKPSYSRPRVSDDNAFVESLFRTAKYRPEFPDKGFASLDEARAWASSFVHWYNHDHRHSGIQYVSPAQRHAGQDVAILAARHEVYLQARERNPRRWSGSTRNWEPIGAVTLNPERDSVVKTHSESLQMQSLAA from the exons TTGGCTCGATACGGACAAGAATTTAAGGACAGAGCGGTAGCTCGGTTGCTGCCGCCGGAGAGCGCCCCGCTGGAGGTGGTGGCGCGTGAGACCGGGGTGAGCACAAGTACGCTGGAGCGCTGGCGCAGTGAGGAGTTGGCCGGGCCCGCACGCGAGCGCAACTGGACGGCCGCGGCGCGCCTGGAAGCGGTGATTGCCACGGCAGCCATGGACGAGGCTGCCCGCGGTGGCTGGTGTCGCGAACACGGCGTGTACCCGCAGGAACTACAGCAATGGCGCGACAGCGCAACGCAAGCACTTGCCGGGCCTGCGCAGAAGCGCGCCAGTCCCCAGCAGACCAAGGACGACCGTCGTCGCATCAAAGAGCTCGAGCGAGAACTGCGCCGCAAGGAAAAAGCTCTGGCTGAGGCAGCAGCTCTGCTGGTGCTATCAAAAAAAG GTCGAGGCGATCTTCAACAAAAACAGAAGCGAGGACGAATGATCGGGCTCGAAGATCGCCAGACCCTGGCCCACGACATCGAAGCCGCTCAACAGGCCGGCGCGCGGCTGGAGCAGGCCTGCGAGATCGCTGGCATCGACGAGCGCAGCCTGCAGCGCTGGAAGGCCAGCCAAGGGCTCGTATCGGGTGATGGAAGGTCCAACGCGGTGCGGCTGACACCGGCCCATGCGCTGACGCCAGCAGAGCGCGAGCAGATCCTGCAAGTGGCCAACGAGCCGCGCTTTGCCGACATGCCGCCGGCGCGCATCGTCCCGATGCTGGCCGACGAAGGTGTGTATCTGGCCAGCGAATCGAGCTTCCAGCGTGTGCTGCGCGAGCATGGGCAGAACCAGCACCGAGGCCGCGCCAAGTCCCCGCGCAAGAGTCGCCCGCCGACCACGCACATAGCCACTGCGCCGCGCCAGCTGTGGTGTTGGGACATGACGTACTTGCCGGCCGAAATCGTCGGGCGCTGGTTCTACCTGTACCTGATTCTCGACGTGTACAGCCGCAAGATCGTGGGCTTCGAGGTTCACGACACCGACGACTCCGATCACGCCGCACATCTGGTCAAGCGCACGGCGCTGGCCGAAAGCATCCATGCCATGACAGCCAAGCCGGTACTGCACGGCGACAACGGTTCGACCCTCAAGGCCACGACCGTGCTGGCAATGTTGAATTGGCTGGGCGTCAAGCCATCGTACTCGCGCCCGCGAGTGAGCGACGATAACGCCTTCGTCGAAAGCCTGTTTCGCACGGCAAAGTACCGCCCGGAGTTCCCGGACAAGGGGTTCGCCAGCCTCGACGAGGCTCGCGCCTGGGCTTCGAGCTTCGTGCACTGGTATAACCACGATCACCGGCACAGCGGCATCCAATACGTCAGCCCTGCGCAGCGTCATGCGGGGCAAGACGTCGCGATCCTCGCCGCTCGCCACGAGGTATATCTCCAGGCCCGTGAACGCAATCCCCGGCGCTGGTCGGGCAGCACACGGAACTGGGAACCGATCGGTGCGGTGACCCTGAACCCCGAACGCGACTCCGTCGTAAAAACGCATTCGGAATCCCTCCAAATGCAGTCATTGGCCGCATGA
- a CDS encoding GNAT family N-acetyltransferase — MTTSTTTSVSPSPFDTEAPSIATERTILRQWRTDDLPLFAALNADREVMRHFPTTLDRTQSDAVARRLAQHIETHGYGPWALEIPGVTPFAGFVGLMRVGFDAPFAPAVEIGWRLARAWWSRGYATEAAAAAARYAFDTLNLDDLVSFTVPGNVRSRAVMQRIGMRHCPDEDFLHPLVPPGHRLRRHVLYRLDAADLVR, encoded by the coding sequence ATGACGACATCGACAACAACGTCCGTCTCGCCCTCGCCTTTCGATACCGAGGCCCCGTCGATTGCCACCGAGCGCACGATTCTGCGCCAGTGGCGAACGGACGATTTGCCGCTGTTCGCCGCCCTCAATGCCGATCGCGAGGTCATGCGGCATTTCCCTACGACGCTCGACCGGACGCAAAGCGACGCCGTGGCGCGACGTCTGGCGCAGCACATCGAGACCCACGGTTATGGTCCGTGGGCCCTCGAAATCCCGGGGGTCACGCCGTTCGCCGGCTTTGTCGGCCTGATGCGCGTGGGATTTGATGCGCCGTTTGCGCCCGCGGTCGAGATCGGCTGGCGACTGGCGCGGGCGTGGTGGTCCAGGGGATACGCGACGGAAGCCGCCGCGGCCGCTGCGCGGTATGCCTTCGATACGCTGAACCTGGACGATCTCGTGTCCTTTACGGTCCCGGGCAACGTTCGCTCCCGTGCGGTGATGCAGCGCATCGGCATGCGCCACTGCCCGGACGAAGACTTCCTCCACCCGCTGGTTCCGCCCGGCCATCGCTTGCGGCGGCACGTGCTCTACCGGCTCGATGCCGCTGATCTGGTGCGCTGA
- a CDS encoding MFS transporter — MENIDATVITTSLPAMARDLHQDPISLKMALTAYVVGLGIFIPICGWVSDRFGARNVFRTAIAIFMVGSILCAVSFSLPTFVFARFLQGVGGAMMVPVGRLVIFRAVPKHELVKAIGYLTMPALLGPVIGPPLGGAITAYLHWRWIFFINIPVSLLGIYLAGKYIDNERGGDAGRLDTRGFVLSALGSGLLMLGLAMVGEHQVSDTVVIAMCVLGGVFLYAYWRHANRVEAPLLDFRLMRIPTFHASVVGGSLFRIGLGAVPFLLPLALQEGLHMDPFASGMITCASAFGAIFMRAIAQRVLTRFGFRRVLIVNAALAGLALASYGLFTHDTPVIVMLAVVAFGGFFPSLQFTCLNSIVYADIASEDASRATSLASVVQQLSLGLGVTISGMVLQASSRLAGHNQLVASDFLPAFLVIGLFSLLSIPVTRQLPADAGTELARRH; from the coding sequence ATGGAGAACATTGACGCTACGGTGATCACCACATCGCTGCCCGCCATGGCACGCGACCTGCATCAGGATCCGATTTCACTGAAAATGGCGCTGACCGCCTATGTGGTGGGCCTCGGCATCTTCATTCCCATCTGCGGATGGGTCTCCGACCGGTTCGGGGCACGCAACGTCTTTCGAACGGCCATCGCCATTTTCATGGTCGGCTCGATTCTGTGCGCCGTGTCGTTTTCGTTGCCGACGTTCGTCTTCGCGCGCTTTCTGCAAGGCGTAGGCGGCGCCATGATGGTTCCCGTGGGACGCCTCGTCATCTTTCGTGCCGTGCCCAAACACGAACTGGTCAAGGCGATCGGGTACCTGACGATGCCGGCACTGCTCGGGCCGGTCATCGGTCCGCCGCTGGGCGGCGCCATCACCGCCTACCTTCACTGGCGCTGGATCTTTTTCATCAACATTCCGGTGAGCCTGCTCGGCATCTACCTCGCAGGCAAATACATCGACAACGAACGCGGTGGCGACGCGGGACGTCTCGACACGCGCGGCTTCGTGCTCTCCGCGCTCGGCAGCGGTCTGCTCATGCTCGGCCTGGCGATGGTCGGCGAGCATCAGGTCAGCGACACTGTTGTGATCGCCATGTGCGTGCTGGGCGGGGTGTTTCTCTACGCCTACTGGCGGCATGCCAACCGGGTGGAGGCGCCGTTGCTCGACTTCCGGCTCATGCGCATTCCGACGTTCCATGCGAGCGTCGTCGGCGGCTCGCTCTTTCGTATCGGTCTGGGCGCCGTGCCCTTCCTGCTGCCGCTGGCGTTGCAGGAAGGCCTGCATATGGACCCTTTCGCGTCCGGCATGATTACCTGTGCGTCGGCGTTCGGCGCGATTTTCATGAGGGCGATTGCGCAGCGCGTGCTGACGCGATTCGGTTTCCGACGCGTGCTGATCGTCAATGCCGCGCTGGCGGGGCTGGCGCTCGCTTCTTACGGTCTCTTCACGCACGACACGCCCGTGATCGTGATGCTCGCCGTCGTGGCCTTCGGCGGATTCTTCCCGTCGCTGCAATTCACCTGCCTGAACTCGATCGTGTATGCGGACATTGCCAGCGAAGACGCGAGTCGCGCGACCAGTCTCGCGAGCGTCGTGCAGCAATTGTCGTTGGGACTGGGCGTGACAATTTCGGGAATGGTCTTGCAGGCAAGCAGCCGGCTGGCCGGCCACAACCAGTTGGTCGCGAGCGACTTCCTTCCGGCCTTTCTGGTCATCGGCCTGTTCTCGCTGCTCTCGATTCCCGTGACGCGACAATTGCCCGCCGACGCGGGCACGGAACTGGCGCGCCGACACTGA
- a CDS encoding YeeE/YedE family protein yields the protein MRKLVFAWVGGLVFGVGLILAGMANPAKVLGFLDVTGKWDPSLAFVMGGAIAVGLIGFRLARSQALAWTGEPRVWPAARTVDKRLVIGALLFGVGWGIAGICPGPALVLLGAGSGKALWFVVAMVVGMAIHAVATRSDAR from the coding sequence ATGAGGAAGCTCGTTTTCGCTTGGGTCGGCGGGCTCGTCTTCGGCGTGGGACTGATTCTCGCGGGGATGGCGAATCCGGCCAAAGTGCTCGGGTTTCTCGATGTGACGGGCAAATGGGACCCGTCACTCGCGTTCGTCATGGGCGGGGCGATCGCCGTCGGCCTCATCGGGTTTCGATTGGCACGCTCGCAAGCGCTGGCGTGGACGGGCGAGCCGCGCGTCTGGCCAGCGGCGCGCACCGTGGACAAGCGGCTGGTGATCGGGGCGTTGCTGTTCGGCGTGGGCTGGGGGATCGCCGGTATTTGCCCCGGCCCGGCGCTGGTATTGCTCGGCGCTGGCTCGGGCAAGGCGCTGTGGTTCGTGGTGGCCATGGTCGTCGGCATGGCCATTCATGCCGTCGCCACCCGGTCGGACGCCAGGTAG
- a CDS encoding YeeE/YedE family protein gives MTLDTLNFTPWASLAGGVLIGLAAVWLMLSSGRIAGISGIAGGLLRPRAGDVGWRVAFIVGLMVAPWVYRAVTVVPEAQVDASTTMLIVAGGLVGFGTRLGSGCTSGHGVCGLSRLSWRSLVATLCFMATGFLTVYVVRHVLGIAGVGGAV, from the coding sequence ATGACACTCGATACCCTGAATTTCACGCCCTGGGCGTCGCTCGCGGGCGGCGTACTGATCGGCCTGGCGGCCGTCTGGCTGATGTTGTCCTCGGGGCGCATCGCCGGTATTTCCGGTATCGCCGGCGGGTTGTTGCGCCCGCGAGCGGGCGACGTGGGCTGGCGCGTGGCGTTCATCGTGGGGCTGATGGTTGCGCCGTGGGTGTACCGCGCCGTGACCGTCGTGCCCGAAGCGCAGGTCGACGCCAGCACGACGATGCTCATCGTGGCGGGCGGACTCGTCGGCTTCGGCACGCGCCTCGGATCGGGATGCACGAGCGGCCACGGCGTATGCGGCCTGTCGCGATTGTCGTGGCGCTCGCTCGTCGCCACGCTCTGCTTCATGGCGACGGGCTTTCTGACGGTCTATGTCGTGCGCCACGTGCTGGGCATCGCCGGCGTCGGAGGTGCGGTATGA
- a CDS encoding ArsR/SmtB family transcription factor, whose protein sequence is MPRATALSPVRAAAPHDTVAPLDIARLRSAARDASALLRALANEDRLLILCQLTQGELSVGELEAQLDIRQPTLSQQLAVLRSEALVTTRRDGKRIYYAVADGAVLAVLACLYEQFCPKS, encoded by the coding sequence ATGCCACGAGCCACTGCGCTATCCCCTGTGCGCGCCGCTGCGCCGCACGACACTGTCGCGCCGCTGGACATTGCACGTCTGCGCAGCGCCGCGCGGGACGCAAGCGCATTGCTGCGCGCCCTCGCCAACGAAGACCGTTTGCTGATTCTGTGTCAGCTCACGCAGGGCGAACTGTCCGTCGGCGAACTGGAGGCGCAACTCGATATCCGTCAACCGACGCTTTCTCAGCAGCTCGCCGTGCTGCGCAGCGAGGCCCTGGTCACGACGCGACGCGACGGCAAACGTATTTATTACGCCGTGGCCGATGGCGCGGTGCTCGCCGTTCTGGCCTGTCTCTACGAACAATTCTGTCCGAAATCCTGA
- a CDS encoding MBL fold metallo-hydrolase has translation MSATPAHIEAFFDTATSTVTYVVFDAPGGRAAIIDPVLDYDPKAGRTHTGSAERVLAFVAAQKLTVDWILETHAHADHLSSARWLKERVGGRIAIGAHIRDVQHVFKKLFHLGADVPPDGSQFDHLFEDGETFAIGALQAEALFVPGHTPADMAYRVGDAVFVGDTLFMPDVGTARCDFPGGNAHTLFRSIRRLLSLPASTRLFMCHDYPPAGRAATWQTTVGEQRRANIHVHDGIDEDAFVAMREARDRTLDMPTLILPAVQVNIRAGDMPPPEANGTRYLKIPLNAL, from the coding sequence ATGTCAGCCACGCCAGCACACATCGAAGCCTTCTTCGACACCGCGACTTCCACGGTGACGTATGTCGTTTTCGATGCGCCGGGCGGACGCGCGGCCATCATCGATCCGGTACTTGATTACGACCCGAAGGCCGGGCGCACGCACACCGGCTCCGCCGAGCGAGTCCTCGCCTTCGTCGCCGCACAAAAGCTCACCGTCGACTGGATTCTCGAGACGCACGCACACGCCGACCACTTGTCGTCGGCGCGCTGGCTCAAGGAACGCGTCGGCGGGCGCATCGCCATCGGCGCCCATATCCGCGACGTGCAGCACGTCTTCAAGAAGCTGTTTCATCTTGGCGCCGACGTGCCGCCCGACGGGTCGCAGTTCGACCATCTGTTCGAGGACGGGGAGACTTTCGCCATTGGCGCGTTGCAGGCCGAGGCGCTCTTCGTGCCCGGCCACACGCCCGCCGACATGGCGTATCGCGTGGGCGACGCGGTCTTCGTCGGCGACACGCTCTTCATGCCGGATGTGGGCACCGCGCGCTGCGACTTCCCCGGCGGCAACGCACACACCCTGTTCCGTTCGATTCGTCGTTTGCTGTCGCTGCCGGCGTCGACACGCCTTTTCATGTGTCACGATTACCCGCCCGCCGGGCGCGCCGCCACCTGGCAGACCACCGTGGGCGAGCAACGCCGTGCGAACATCCACGTGCATGACGGCATCGACGAAGACGCCTTCGTCGCCATGCGCGAAGCGCGCGACCGTACGCTCGACATGCCGACGCTGATCCTGCCCGCCGTGCAAGTCAACATCCGGGCAGGCGACATGCCCCCGCCGGAAGCGAACGGCACGCGCTATCTGAAGATTCCGCTCAACGCGCTGTAA
- a CDS encoding LysR family transcriptional regulator, giving the protein MAPGFDFDQLRTFVAVAEAGSLSAAAPRVFLSQSSVSEQMRKLEERVGVTLFTRGKQGVSTTPAGERLLGHARQLIAQSEHAWHDVRGFSLAGELRLAITDYFRPGDVARMLRHLGVAYPSLRIHVTILKSGVIESGYETGDFDIGLSMRVLGKSLGRDAVAGTRTLGRESLDWVAAPDFVLEANASLPLLVLPDTCALHRFTTQWLDEQHVPYTIAHVASGVAGLQLALNAGLGVACLNASAAGPSLARIESLMPGRRLPPLPQAEFHLLPARRGEPAWVTQARDALAEQLSAPAGVTAR; this is encoded by the coding sequence ATGGCTCCCGGATTCGACTTCGATCAGTTGCGAACCTTCGTTGCGGTGGCGGAGGCGGGAAGTCTCTCGGCCGCCGCCCCGCGTGTGTTCTTGTCGCAGTCCTCGGTGAGCGAGCAGATGAGGAAGCTCGAAGAGCGCGTTGGCGTGACCTTGTTCACGCGCGGCAAGCAGGGCGTGTCGACAACACCGGCCGGCGAGCGCCTGCTCGGACACGCGCGGCAATTGATCGCCCAGTCGGAACATGCCTGGCACGACGTGCGTGGGTTTTCGCTGGCGGGAGAACTACGACTTGCGATCACCGACTACTTTCGCCCGGGAGACGTGGCCCGCATGTTGCGTCACCTGGGGGTGGCGTATCCGTCATTGCGTATCCACGTGACGATTCTCAAGAGCGGCGTGATCGAGAGCGGCTACGAGACGGGCGATTTCGACATCGGGTTGTCGATGCGGGTGCTCGGCAAATCGCTTGGGCGCGACGCCGTGGCCGGTACGCGCACGCTGGGGCGCGAGTCGCTCGACTGGGTTGCGGCGCCGGACTTCGTGCTTGAAGCGAACGCGTCGCTGCCGTTGCTGGTGCTGCCGGACACCTGTGCGCTGCATCGCTTCACCACGCAATGGCTCGACGAGCAGCACGTGCCTTACACGATTGCGCATGTGGCGTCGGGCGTGGCCGGATTGCAGCTCGCGCTGAATGCCGGGCTCGGGGTGGCGTGTCTGAACGCATCGGCGGCGGGGCCGTCGCTGGCGCGCATCGAATCGCTGATGCCTGGCCGCCGCTTGCCGCCGCTGCCGCAGGCCGAATTCCATCTACTGCCTGCGCGTCGCGGCGAGCCGGCGTGGGTCACGCAGGCGCGCGACGCGCTGGCGGAACAACTGAGCGCGCCCGCAGGCGTTACAGCGCGTTGA
- a CDS encoding tautomerase family protein: MPHIVLQLSGTPDDTLSRQAVRAVSQLTVDTLHKAPEVIAVTVDYIPHERWFIGGAPLSEQGKNAFHLDISVTDETNTKAEKARFIAQVFETLSGILGNVHECSYIHVIDARAAAYGYGGRTQEYRHQRAPAL, encoded by the coding sequence ATGCCGCACATCGTTCTGCAACTCTCGGGCACGCCCGATGACACGCTCTCCCGTCAGGCCGTTCGCGCCGTATCGCAATTGACGGTCGACACCCTGCACAAGGCCCCGGAGGTGATCGCCGTGACCGTGGACTACATTCCTCACGAGCGCTGGTTCATCGGTGGCGCACCGCTCTCCGAACAGGGCAAGAACGCTTTCCATCTGGACATCAGCGTGACGGACGAGACCAACACGAAAGCCGAAAAGGCGCGTTTCATCGCGCAGGTATTCGAGACGCTCTCCGGGATTCTCGGCAACGTTCACGAGTGCTCGTACATCCACGTGATCGACGCGCGTGCCGCCGCCTATGGCTACGGTGGACGCACGCAGGAGTATCGGCACCAGCGCGCACCGGCGCTTTGA
- a CDS encoding YXWGXW repeat-containing protein yields the protein MKKLTLTIALVAATLGGVAVAPAHAQVGVSISIGAPPAPRYEPVPPPRAGYVWAPGYWDWDGHRHAWRDGHWERARPGYAYRAPAWHQGPHGWELNRGGWDRGGPDHHDNRGHDHDHDHDHDRYHG from the coding sequence ATGAAAAAACTGACACTGACCATCGCACTTGTCGCTGCCACGCTCGGCGGCGTTGCCGTGGCGCCCGCCCATGCCCAGGTGGGCGTATCGATCAGCATTGGCGCGCCGCCTGCGCCGCGTTACGAGCCGGTCCCGCCGCCGCGTGCGGGCTATGTCTGGGCCCCGGGCTACTGGGATTGGGACGGTCATCGCCATGCGTGGCGCGACGGCCACTGGGAGCGCGCACGTCCGGGCTACGCCTATCGCGCACCGGCCTGGCATCAGGGCCCGCACGGCTGGGAACTGAACCGCGGCGGATGGGATCGCGGCGGCCCGGATCATCATGACAATCGCGGCCACGATCACGACCATGACCATGACCATGACCGCTATCACGGGTAA
- a CDS encoding ABC transporter substrate-binding protein, whose product MAAHADKLDDIKKAGVLRVATFDSNPPFGYVDAKSHKIVGLDVDYAKALADKLGVKLELQPTNPANRIPFLTSKKVDLVLANFTITDERAKQVDFSIPYFSSGQQFLAKKGTLSSPDQINTLRIGADKGTTNEITLREKFPKATIVAFDDTPFAFAALRTGTVQAITQDGPKLVGLLANVPDKQNYEIPAFTISNDYMGVGVPKGEPRLTAFVNDTLRDLEKDGTAANIYDRWFGPKSPQPLPRLFKIGDKA is encoded by the coding sequence ATGGCCGCCCACGCCGACAAGCTCGACGACATCAAAAAAGCCGGTGTGCTGCGCGTCGCGACATTCGACAGCAATCCGCCTTTCGGCTATGTGGACGCGAAGTCGCACAAGATCGTCGGTCTCGATGTCGACTACGCCAAGGCCCTTGCCGACAAGCTCGGCGTGAAGCTTGAGCTGCAACCGACGAATCCGGCCAATCGCATCCCGTTCCTCACGTCGAAGAAGGTCGATCTCGTACTGGCCAACTTCACCATTACGGACGAGCGCGCCAAGCAAGTCGACTTCAGCATTCCTTACTTCTCGTCGGGCCAGCAGTTCCTGGCGAAGAAGGGCACGCTGTCCTCGCCCGACCAGATCAACACGCTGCGTATCGGCGCCGACAAGGGCACGACCAACGAAATCACGCTGCGCGAGAAATTCCCGAAGGCCACCATCGTGGCATTCGACGACACGCCCTTCGCATTCGCGGCATTGCGCACGGGCACCGTGCAGGCGATCACGCAAGACGGTCCGAAGCTCGTCGGTCTGCTCGCCAACGTGCCGGACAAGCAGAACTACGAAATCCCCGCCTTCACGATCTCGAACGACTACATGGGGGTCGGCGTGCCCAAGGGCGAGCCGCGTCTGACGGCTTTCGTCAACGACACGCTGCGCGATCTGGAAAAGGACGGCACCGCCGCCAACATCTACGACCGCTGGTTCGGCCCGAAGTCGCCGCAGCCGTTGCCGCGCCTGTTCAAGATCGGCGACAAGGCCTGA
- a CDS encoding amino acid ABC transporter permease: MIDWLAPKYLGWLLSGFGVTLALAVAASAAATLLGFVLAVARNSDRPLFARLAATFVALMRNTPLLVQLFFWYFGVAALLPASAVQWLSQTHVWHVVLFDIRWPTLETLAGFVGLTIYTTAFIGEEIRAGLRGVPAGQTHAAAALGLSRFAIFRHVVLPQAVRIAMPPLFGQYMNVVKNSSLTMAIGLAELSYASRQVETETFKTFQAFGVATLLYIGAIALIEAVSMATTHRHAAAPSR; this comes from the coding sequence ATGATCGACTGGCTCGCCCCGAAGTATCTCGGCTGGCTGCTGAGCGGCTTCGGCGTCACGCTCGCGCTCGCGGTTGCAGCGAGCGCCGCTGCGACATTGCTCGGCTTCGTGCTCGCCGTCGCACGCAATTCGGACCGCCCCCTGTTCGCGCGCCTGGCCGCCACCTTCGTCGCGCTCATGCGCAACACCCCGCTGCTCGTGCAACTCTTCTTCTGGTATTTCGGCGTGGCTGCCCTGTTGCCGGCGAGTGCCGTGCAATGGTTGTCGCAAACGCACGTCTGGCACGTGGTGCTGTTCGACATCCGCTGGCCGACGCTGGAAACCCTTGCCGGTTTCGTCGGTTTGACGATCTACACGACCGCGTTCATCGGCGAAGAAATTCGCGCCGGTCTGCGTGGCGTGCCTGCGGGGCAAACACACGCGGCGGCCGCGCTCGGCCTGAGCCGCTTTGCCATCTTCCGCCATGTGGTGTTGCCGCAAGCCGTGCGTATCGCCATGCCGCCCCTCTTCGGTCAGTACATGAACGTGGTGAAGAATTCGTCTCTGACCATGGCCATCGGGCTGGCGGAACTCTCCTATGCCTCGCGGCAAGTGGAGACGGAGACGTTCAAGACGTTTCAGGCGTTTGGCGTCGCCACGCTGCTCTACATTGGCGCCATCGCCCTGATCGAAGCCGTGAGCATGGCCACGACGCATCGCCACGCCGCCGCGCCTTCGCGCTGA